One Dictyoglomus thermophilum H-6-12 DNA window includes the following coding sequences:
- a CDS encoding PASTA domain-containing protein codes for MKRWNIFRKLSIKELILYGLIFINLIILGLVIFFFQKTINNSPDLVFPPDVRGKDLKEATDILAKNNFKVVIEGVLIDKNKDPLVILDQNPLNTKIPSGSIISLWINMPQIVKIPNVIQKDTGEARNILEKLGLRVEVVNGENGYIVRQIPESDFFIEKGASIVLYSYVSQEQTFTSSTTETYTGGQ; via the coding sequence GTGAAAAGATGGAATATATTTAGAAAACTTTCCATAAAGGAATTAATCCTTTATGGACTTATTTTTATAAATCTTATTATCTTAGGTCTTGTGATCTTCTTTTTTCAGAAGACAATAAATAATAGTCCTGACTTAGTTTTTCCTCCTGATGTTCGTGGTAAAGATCTAAAAGAAGCTACAGACATTTTAGCTAAAAACAACTTTAAGGTTGTTATAGAAGGAGTGCTAATCGATAAAAATAAAGATCCATTAGTGATTCTCGATCAAAATCCACTAAATACTAAGATACCTTCTGGAAGCATAATATCTTTGTGGATAAATATGCCTCAAATTGTTAAGATACCTAATGTAATACAGAAGGATACAGGAGAAGCAAGAAATATTCTAGAGAAGTTAGGATTAAGGGTGGAAGTTGTTAACGGAGAAAATGGATATATTGTGAGGCAGATACCCGAGTCTGACTTCTTTATAGAAAAAGGTGCAAGTATTGTTCTTTATTCCTATGTATCGCAAGAGCAAACTTTCACTTCTTCTACTACAGAGACCTATACGGGGGGCCAGTAA
- the rlmN gene encoding 23S rRNA (adenine(2503)-C(2))-methyltransferase RlmN: protein MNNILSFDIDEIRDILRGWGEPSYRADQIFDWVYKKLILNPSSMTNLPKGLRQKIAEYFSFDIPKVVKITGEGNTKKYLLELEDGENIETVLISHKNRNTVCVSVQVGCAIGCKFCATGLVGLRRNLNTHEIVGQIILIQKELFEKGDRISNVVYMGMGEPLLNYDNVVKSIRIINREWGLNIGSKHITLSTIGIVPKIYQLGEEDLKVRLAISLHAPNNELRSKIIPINKEYPIEKLLESAFYYAEKTGRRVTFEYVLIKNFNDREEHAIELAGLLKNKPVHVNLIPWNKVPEYPWETSDLKDIFKFKKILSDAGINVTLRISYGSRIKAGCGQLRALYLKSKGELK from the coding sequence GTGAATAACATACTATCCTTTGATATAGATGAAATAAGGGATATTTTAAGGGGATGGGGTGAGCCATCCTACAGGGCTGATCAAATTTTTGATTGGGTTTATAAGAAGCTAATTCTGAATCCTTCAAGCATGACAAATCTTCCTAAAGGGTTAAGGCAAAAAATTGCAGAATATTTTTCCTTCGATATTCCTAAAGTTGTCAAGATTACCGGAGAAGGAAATACCAAGAAATATCTGTTGGAACTTGAAGATGGTGAGAATATTGAGACAGTACTTATTTCTCATAAAAATAGAAATACTGTTTGCGTTTCTGTTCAAGTGGGTTGTGCCATAGGGTGTAAATTTTGTGCTACAGGCCTTGTTGGTTTAAGGAGAAACTTAAACACTCATGAGATCGTAGGACAAATAATTTTAATTCAGAAGGAATTATTCGAAAAAGGAGATAGAATCTCTAATGTGGTTTACATGGGTATGGGAGAACCTCTTTTAAATTATGATAATGTTGTTAAATCTATAAGGATTATAAACAGGGAATGGGGACTTAATATAGGTTCTAAGCATATAACCTTGTCTACTATTGGAATAGTTCCCAAGATATATCAATTGGGAGAGGAAGATTTGAAGGTAAGGCTTGCCATATCTCTTCATGCTCCGAATAATGAGTTGAGAAGTAAGATCATACCAATAAATAAAGAATATCCTATTGAGAAACTTTTAGAAAGTGCTTTTTATTATGCTGAGAAGACAGGAAGAAGGGTAACTTTTGAATATGTTTTGATAAAGAACTTCAATGATAGAGAAGAGCATGCGATAGAATTAGCAGGGCTTTTAAAAAATAAACCTGTTCATGTTAATCTTATTCCCTGGAATAAGGTTCCAGAATATCCTTGGGAGACATCAGATTTAAAAGACATATTTAAATTTAAAAAAATACTTTCCGATGCTGGTATAAACGTTACTTTGAGAATTTCTTATGGTAGTAGAATAAAAGCAGGATGTGGACAACTTAGGGCTTTATATTTAAAAAGTAAGGGGGAATTAAAGTGA
- a CDS encoding FecCD family ABC transporter permease — protein sequence MRLKISLLLIFLIVLTLFSIYTGETKDIPEEVRGKIIRNIRIPRTLLSIFVGGNLSLAGAILQSFFHNPLAEPHVIGLSSGALLGATLYFILSGSTWDIDPLITPWFAIAGSLIALILLIILNRKFQSSYTLILLGVSLNSLLSSIIALIMFLKQKTFQGVYFWLLGGFNGKTWDHFYLLISYSILGIIWAFIWRNKFNLLFLSEEEIYSLGFSLRKYQPLIIILLSLLISPSVAVSGSIGFVGLIAPHLMRTWETANYKWLIPSSFLAGANLLLASDILSRILFYPTEIPVGIITSFLGVPFFVYLLLRKR from the coding sequence ATGAGGTTAAAAATTTCTCTCTTACTTATCTTTTTAATTGTCTTAACACTTTTCTCGATCTATACCGGAGAAACTAAAGATATTCCAGAAGAAGTCCGGGGAAAAATAATAAGAAATATAAGAATTCCCCGGACTCTTCTTTCCATATTTGTAGGAGGAAATCTAAGCCTTGCTGGTGCGATTCTGCAAAGTTTCTTTCATAATCCTCTTGCAGAGCCTCATGTGATTGGACTTTCCTCAGGTGCTCTTTTAGGAGCAACTTTGTACTTTATTCTTTCCGGAAGCACCTGGGATATTGACCCATTAATAACACCATGGTTTGCCATTGCAGGATCTCTGATAGCACTTATACTGCTCATTATTTTAAATAGAAAATTTCAGTCATCTTATACACTAATCCTTTTAGGAGTTTCCCTAAATTCTCTGCTTTCGTCCATTATTGCCCTTATAATGTTTCTCAAACAAAAAACCTTTCAAGGAGTTTATTTCTGGCTTCTTGGAGGCTTCAATGGTAAAACATGGGATCACTTTTATTTATTAATTTCTTATTCTATTCTTGGCATTATTTGGGCTTTCATATGGAGAAATAAATTTAATTTGCTTTTTCTTAGCGAAGAAGAAATATACAGTCTCGGTTTCTCTCTAAGAAAATATCAACCCCTTATAATAATATTACTCTCCCTTCTCATATCTCCATCAGTAGCAGTATCAGGAAGTATCGGCTTTGTTGGGCTCATAGCACCCCATTTAATGAGAACCTGGGAAACTGCCAACTACAAATGGTTAATCCCATCAAGTTTTCTTGCCGGAGCAAATTTACTTCTTGCTTCAGACATTTTATCAAGGATACTTTTTTATCCTACAGAGATTCCTGTAGGAATCATTACCTCCTTTTTAGGAGTACCATTTTTTGTTTATCTACTTCTTAGAAAACGATGA
- the rpe gene encoding ribulose-phosphate 3-epimerase, with protein MNIKVFPSILSADLLNMEKSIELVKDLADAIHIDVMDGHFVPNLSYGPALVRALRSKYDISLNVHLMVERPENFVDMFMDAGANHLGFHIEATYHPQRLLKYIRDHGVRPFITLNPATPLNTIEYLLGEVDMVLIMTVNPGYGGQEFLPFCLRKIRTLREMALKEGIDLDIMVDGGIDLNTAPLVVEAGANILISGNTVFTSENPKEVIIKMKSIGYKEV; from the coding sequence ATGAATATAAAAGTTTTTCCATCGATTCTTTCGGCAGATCTTCTTAACATGGAAAAATCGATAGAGCTTGTAAAAGATCTAGCTGATGCAATCCATATTGATGTTATGGATGGACATTTTGTTCCCAATTTAAGTTATGGTCCTGCCTTAGTGAGGGCTTTGAGAAGTAAATATGATATTTCTTTAAATGTACACTTAATGGTAGAAAGACCAGAGAACTTTGTTGATATGTTTATGGACGCTGGTGCTAATCATCTTGGTTTTCATATAGAAGCTACATATCATCCTCAAAGGCTTTTAAAATATATAAGAGATCATGGGGTTCGTCCTTTTATTACTTTAAACCCTGCAACACCTTTAAATACCATAGAGTATCTTTTAGGTGAGGTAGATATGGTATTGATAATGACTGTAAATCCGGGTTATGGAGGACAAGAATTTTTACCGTTTTGCCTGAGAAAGATAAGGACTCTTAGGGAGATGGCTTTAAAGGAGGGAATTGATCTTGATATTATGGTAGATGGAGGTATAGATCTTAATACTGCTCCTCTGGTGGTGGAAGCAGGAGCAAATATTCTAATTAGTGGAAATACAGTATTTACCTCAGAGAATCCAAAAGAAGTAATCATTAAAATGAAGTCTATAGGATATAAGGAGGTATAG
- the def gene encoding peptide deformylase, whose product MIREIRKVGDPILKTKAKKVEKIDEKVKELARDMIETMKFCNGVGLAAPQVGESLRIIVVDYEDNPIVLINPEIIEMSGEELDYEGCLSVPGVEVPVKRAERIVFKAQDLDGRTKKYRAKGLLARVVQHEVDHLDGMLILDRAVEETLKTEEK is encoded by the coding sequence ATGATCAGAGAAATAAGAAAAGTGGGAGATCCAATTCTAAAAACTAAAGCCAAGAAGGTAGAAAAAATTGATGAGAAAGTTAAAGAGTTGGCAAGAGATATGATAGAAACGATGAAATTTTGTAATGGTGTTGGGCTTGCAGCCCCTCAAGTTGGGGAAAGTTTAAGAATTATTGTTGTGGATTACGAAGATAATCCTATTGTCCTGATCAATCCAGAGATTATCGAGATGTCTGGTGAGGAATTAGACTATGAAGGATGCTTGAGCGTACCTGGAGTTGAAGTACCTGTAAAAAGGGCTGAAAGGATAGTTTTTAAGGCTCAAGATCTAGATGGTAGAACCAAAAAGTATAGAGCAAAGGGGCTTCTTGCTAGAGTGGTTCAGCATGAGGTTGACCATCTTGATGGTATGTTAATACTTGATAGGGCTGTAGAAGAAACTCTTAAGACGGAGGAAAAATGA
- a CDS encoding ABC transporter substrate-binding protein, producing the protein MFNKRRLNLITIILITLLLLSFSFSKTFPIILKDDLGRTIAIKKYPERIISLAPSSTEILFAIGAGDKIVGVTDYCNYPKEALAKEKVGGFSNPNVEKIISLNPDLIVLYKSFPKEIFNQLEKNLPNTNFIVLDPKTYEDVMKDINLLGKAVGKEDEARKVYNNMLKTWLEIQKKTISIRKSPKVLFLVWNDPFISVSPSTFLGDLLRKIKAINIVENKEPEYPVLSVEFIVAKNPDIIIIGEMSGISINSILNHPLLKETNAVKNKRVYTINDDLVFRPGPRLADGLKELFKLIYPEIN; encoded by the coding sequence ATGTTTAATAAAAGAAGGCTAAACCTGATAACAATTATACTAATAACATTACTACTTTTATCTTTCTCATTTTCTAAAACCTTTCCTATTATTTTAAAAGACGACTTAGGAAGAACCATAGCTATAAAAAAATATCCAGAAAGAATTATATCCCTTGCTCCGTCTTCTACTGAAATTCTATTTGCAATAGGGGCAGGAGATAAAATCGTTGGAGTCACAGATTATTGCAATTATCCTAAAGAAGCTTTAGCTAAGGAAAAAGTAGGAGGATTTAGCAATCCTAACGTAGAAAAGATAATTTCTTTAAATCCAGACCTCATTGTTCTTTATAAGAGTTTCCCCAAAGAAATATTCAACCAGCTTGAAAAGAATCTACCTAATACAAACTTCATTGTATTAGACCCAAAAACCTATGAAGATGTAATGAAAGATATAAACCTTTTAGGAAAAGCTGTAGGAAAAGAAGATGAAGCAAGAAAAGTCTACAACAATATGCTCAAAACTTGGCTAGAAATACAGAAAAAGACCATATCTATAAGAAAATCTCCCAAAGTTCTATTCCTTGTATGGAATGATCCATTTATATCTGTCTCTCCATCTACCTTCTTAGGTGATCTTCTTAGAAAAATTAAGGCTATTAATATTGTTGAAAATAAGGAGCCAGAATATCCTGTATTGAGCGTAGAGTTCATTGTTGCCAAAAATCCCGACATAATAATTATAGGAGAAATGTCAGGTATATCCATAAATTCCATATTAAACCACCCTCTCTTAAAGGAAACCAATGCTGTTAAAAATAAACGAGTTTATACAATAAACGATGATCTTGTGTTTAGACCAGGACCAAGACTTGCAGACGGTCTAAAAGAGCTCTTTAAGTTGATTTATCCTGAGATAAATTAA
- a CDS encoding ABC transporter ATP-binding protein, with product MIKFINVFAGYKNKTVIKDFYWETPKTGFIGIIGPNGSGKTTLFRLLIKYIEPIQGDILIEDKNLKSIGQEEIGKKIALLPQKPFFEGNLTVEEYVSLGRYPHHPHWRPLSKEDINKINESLNITDTMHLRKKKLVELSGGEQQRVLLARVLAQNPSILLLDEPTNNLDPYYQIYFLDFAKTLSSKILVLSSLHDINMASAYSDYILVIKNGKIISYGEPIKVLSPDLLENVFQVKYKEIKLNEKKFFVPINITNQED from the coding sequence ATGATAAAATTTATAAATGTCTTTGCAGGTTACAAAAACAAGACAGTTATAAAAGATTTTTATTGGGAAACCCCTAAAACTGGTTTTATAGGGATCATAGGTCCTAATGGCTCTGGAAAGACCACTTTATTTAGACTATTGATCAAATATATAGAACCTATCCAAGGAGATATATTAATAGAAGATAAAAACCTAAAATCCATAGGCCAAGAAGAAATAGGGAAAAAAATAGCTTTATTACCCCAAAAACCTTTCTTTGAGGGAAATCTCACAGTAGAAGAATATGTATCTCTCGGAAGATATCCTCATCATCCCCATTGGAGACCTTTGAGTAAAGAAGATATCAACAAAATTAATGAGAGTCTAAATATTACAGATACAATGCATCTTAGGAAGAAAAAATTAGTAGAACTTTCTGGTGGAGAACAACAAAGAGTGTTACTTGCAAGAGTCCTAGCTCAAAACCCCTCTATTTTACTTCTCGATGAGCCTACTAATAACTTAGATCCATATTACCAGATATATTTTTTAGATTTTGCTAAAACACTCAGTTCAAAAATTCTTGTGCTTTCAAGTCTTCATGATATAAATATGGCCTCTGCCTATTCGGACTATATTCTTGTAATAAAAAATGGAAAAATAATATCTTATGGGGAGCCCATTAAAGTCCTTTCACCTGATCTTTTGGAAAATGTATTCCAAGTAAAATACAAAGAAATTAAATTAAATGAAAAAAAATTCTTTGTTCCAATAAATATTACCAATCAGGAAGACTAA
- the fmt gene encoding methionyl-tRNA formyltransferase — protein MRVIYFGTPEFSRIILEKIYDHLNIIGIVTQPDKPKGRGKKILPSPVKQFAINKGITVYQPEKLKGNIEFFNIIKDLKPDALIVASYGKIIPEDILNIPPYGGINVHASILPKYRGAAPIERALMNCEKETGVSIMKMEKGLDTGPVYAIKKIPILPDDDKGTLSIKLANLGADLLLEVLPLIKEGKLIPVPQDESLASYAPKLTKEEEIINWNMDGEKICCQIRALSPEPGAMTFFRGKILKVFKANFEKRFFDEDVINGTIIEQDRKKGIGVKVENGILWLLELQPEGKKKMNFLEFMNGYRLNIGERFE, from the coding sequence ATGAGAGTTATATACTTTGGAACGCCTGAGTTTTCAAGGATAATTTTAGAAAAAATTTATGATCATCTTAATATAATTGGAATAGTGACTCAACCTGATAAACCAAAGGGGAGAGGTAAAAAGATATTACCATCTCCAGTGAAGCAATTTGCTATTAATAAAGGTATTACGGTTTATCAACCAGAAAAACTTAAGGGAAATATAGAGTTTTTTAATATTATTAAAGACTTGAAACCTGATGCTTTAATTGTAGCCTCATATGGAAAAATAATTCCTGAGGATATTTTGAATATTCCTCCTTACGGAGGAATAAATGTTCATGCTTCAATTCTTCCTAAATATAGAGGGGCAGCACCTATAGAGAGAGCACTAATGAATTGTGAGAAGGAAACAGGGGTATCTATAATGAAGATGGAAAAGGGGCTTGATACTGGCCCTGTTTATGCTATAAAAAAAATTCCTATACTTCCTGATGATGATAAGGGAACTCTTTCTATAAAACTTGCTAATTTAGGAGCGGACTTGCTACTTGAGGTTTTACCTCTTATTAAGGAAGGAAAACTTATTCCAGTACCTCAGGATGAATCTTTAGCATCCTATGCACCCAAATTGACAAAAGAAGAGGAAATAATAAATTGGAATATGGATGGAGAAAAAATATGTTGCCAAATAAGAGCTCTCTCTCCTGAGCCAGGAGCTATGACCTTTTTTAGGGGTAAGATTTTAAAAGTATTTAAAGCTAATTTTGAGAAAAGATTTTTTGACGAGGATGTAATAAATGGTACAATAATTGAACAAGACAGGAAGAAAGGTATTGGAGTTAAAGTGGAGAATGGAATATTATGGCTTCTTGAGCTTCAACCTGAAGGTAAAAAGAAAATGAATTTCTTGGAATTTATGAATGGATACCGTCTAAATATAGGAGAGAGATTCGAATAA
- a CDS encoding zinc metallopeptidase yields MFFLWDPTYILLLPALILSIYASMKVRSTFLYYSEIPNSRRLTGREAAEIILKSVGLNDVKIEPIPGTLTDHYDPTTKVLRLSEPVYSEPSVAALGVAAHEIGHAIQHATGYYALALRSSLVPVANIGTNLAFPLFFLGFIFGSPSLMNIGILAFSLAVLFYLITLPVEINASKRAQEVLLSLGLVTQKEAEGVKKVLNAAALTYLAAALTALLNLLRLILLANMRRRD; encoded by the coding sequence ATGTTCTTTTTATGGGATCCTACTTATATCTTGCTTTTGCCTGCTCTAATTCTTTCCATATATGCGAGTATGAAAGTAAGATCAACTTTTCTATATTATTCTGAGATACCAAACTCTCGTAGGCTTACTGGAAGAGAGGCTGCAGAGATTATTCTCAAAAGTGTAGGGCTAAATGATGTGAAAATAGAACCTATTCCTGGAACTTTAACTGATCATTATGATCCTACCACAAAAGTTTTAAGACTCTCGGAACCTGTCTATTCAGAACCTTCTGTTGCGGCTCTTGGGGTTGCTGCTCATGAAATTGGACATGCTATACAACATGCTACAGGATATTATGCTTTAGCTCTTAGATCATCTTTAGTTCCCGTAGCTAATATTGGAACAAATCTTGCTTTTCCACTCTTTTTCTTAGGATTTATTTTTGGAAGCCCTAGCTTAATGAATATAGGTATATTAGCCTTTTCGTTGGCAGTATTGTTTTATTTAATAACCCTTCCCGTAGAGATAAATGCTAGCAAGAGAGCTCAAGAAGTTTTATTGTCTCTTGGACTTGTAACTCAGAAAGAAGCTGAGGGAGTAAAAAAAGTGCTGAATGCAGCTGCACTTACTTACCTTGCTGCTGCTCTTACAGCATTATTGAACTTACTCCGTCTGATACTTCTTGCGAATATGAGAAGAAGGGACTAA
- the rsmB gene encoding 16S rRNA (cytosine(967)-C(5))-methyltransferase RsmB — MEVRLKAAEILYDLEKREAYLNLLLRSRLPSYNLSLKEKHFITELVYGVTRWKTTLDYIWSRFVKRDNLSLFGRILLRLVAYHIYFLKDTILPIAVNEIVEIAKRKVPKEAKLINAVSRRMVKERNNLDLNLIPFHIRYAIPEFIFEEWQDYIGKGEAVKILGWLNKAHNIAIRVNTLKISVEDLKEKLKERGIKFKDGNLVTQALLIEDGFDFEKSDLFHNGYFVIQSEASMLPALILNPEPGSRVIDLCSAPGLKSTHLAELMNNKGKIVSVDINKNRVKLVEENAKRLGISIIETLAEDVLNLPDSLNGTFDRVLLDAPCSGLGVISHKPEIKWRLKREDIYKLSEMQIKMLERAGKLLKKGGRMVYSTCTITWHENENVVLYFLERNPEFKLIDFFYKGEKFPGIMRVIPYKYKTDGFFISLIGRE; from the coding sequence ATGGAGGTAAGATTAAAGGCTGCTGAAATTTTATATGATCTTGAGAAGAGGGAAGCTTATTTAAATCTCCTTTTGAGAAGTAGGCTTCCCTCTTATAATTTATCATTAAAAGAAAAACACTTTATCACAGAGCTTGTTTATGGTGTAACTCGATGGAAAACTACTCTTGATTATATTTGGTCAAGATTTGTAAAGAGGGATAATCTTAGTCTTTTTGGTAGGATTCTCTTAAGATTAGTTGCTTATCACATATATTTCTTAAAAGATACTATTTTGCCTATTGCTGTAAATGAAATTGTAGAAATAGCCAAAAGGAAGGTTCCGAAGGAAGCAAAGTTAATAAATGCAGTTTCAAGAAGAATGGTGAAAGAAAGAAATAACTTAGATTTGAATTTAATTCCCTTCCATATACGATATGCAATTCCAGAATTTATCTTTGAGGAATGGCAGGATTATATAGGAAAAGGTGAGGCTGTAAAAATTTTAGGATGGTTAAATAAAGCTCACAATATCGCCATAAGAGTTAATACTTTGAAGATATCGGTAGAGGATTTAAAGGAGAAACTAAAGGAAAGAGGTATAAAATTTAAGGACGGGAATTTGGTAACCCAAGCTCTCTTAATTGAAGATGGATTTGATTTTGAGAAATCTGATTTATTCCATAATGGTTATTTTGTAATTCAGAGTGAAGCTTCCATGTTGCCTGCACTGATTTTAAATCCAGAGCCAGGAAGTAGAGTAATCGATTTATGTTCTGCTCCAGGTCTTAAAAGTACTCATCTTGCGGAGTTAATGAATAATAAGGGTAAGATTGTTTCGGTAGATATTAATAAAAACAGAGTAAAACTAGTAGAAGAAAATGCTAAAAGGCTTGGAATTTCAATAATTGAGACTTTAGCTGAGGATGTTTTAAACTTACCAGATTCTTTAAATGGAACTTTTGATAGGGTGCTTTTGGATGCTCCATGTTCTGGTTTGGGAGTGATAAGTCATAAACCAGAGATTAAATGGAGGTTAAAGAGAGAAGATATCTATAAATTGTCTGAGATGCAGATAAAGATGCTTGAAAGAGCAGGAAAATTACTTAAAAAAGGTGGAAGGATGGTGTACAGTACTTGTACAATTACGTGGCACGAAAATGAAAATGTAGTATTGTATTTTTTGGAAAGGAATCCTGAATTCAAATTAATTGATTTTTTTTACAAAGGAGAAAAATTCCCTGGTATAATGAGGGTAATTCCATATAAGTATAAGACTGATGGATTTTTTATCAGTTTAATAGGTCGTGAATAA